One region of uncultured Methanolobus sp. genomic DNA includes:
- the glmM gene encoding phosphoglucosamine mutase, with product MKLFGSSGIRGLANVEVTVDLALKVGMALGKSKKTAVIGRDPRVAGEMIELAVISGLMSAGCDVVRVGLVTTPTLAYAARNYDCGVMITASHNPAKDVGIKLWNPDGMAFDSAQQGGIEYIIEKEDFVFVPWNEVGEITTYGNAVRDHMDMILGNSTGAPIRVVIDCGGGAGGTITPFLLREMGCEVITLNSQLDGHFPARNPEPKEDNLWMLKKAVKEFDAALGIAHDGDADRMMAVDENGVFLSGDEMLAIFARFECKGNPKIVVPVDTSMMVDDSMPGSTIVHTKVGDVYVAEEMKKLKADFGGEPSGSWIFPRISYCPDGIYAAALLVDIVKEKKLSELRDELPKYPTLRSTVACDNDKKSAVMQAVSSKLESMGKVSSIDGIRVDMEGGWVLVRPSGTEAKIRITAEARQDVEKLHAKVENIVKECLK from the coding sequence ATGAAGTTATTTGGTTCTTCAGGCATCCGCGGACTTGCAAATGTAGAAGTTACCGTAGACCTGGCACTAAAAGTTGGAATGGCTCTTGGAAAATCAAAGAAGACCGCTGTTATCGGCAGGGACCCAAGGGTAGCAGGCGAGATGATCGAGCTTGCAGTAATTTCGGGTCTGATGTCTGCTGGCTGCGACGTCGTAAGAGTTGGTCTTGTAACAACTCCGACACTTGCATACGCAGCAAGAAATTACGATTGTGGTGTAATGATAACCGCATCACACAACCCTGCAAAAGATGTTGGAATTAAGCTCTGGAATCCTGATGGGATGGCATTTGATTCAGCCCAGCAGGGAGGGATAGAGTATATCATCGAGAAAGAAGATTTTGTTTTTGTTCCCTGGAATGAGGTTGGTGAGATCACCACATACGGAAATGCTGTAAGGGACCACATGGATATGATACTTGGCAATTCCACAGGTGCGCCAATACGTGTCGTAATTGATTGCGGAGGCGGTGCCGGAGGTACGATTACACCTTTCCTTTTACGGGAGATGGGATGCGAGGTCATCACACTAAATTCCCAGCTTGACGGTCATTTCCCTGCACGTAACCCCGAACCAAAAGAGGATAATCTCTGGATGCTAAAAAAAGCCGTAAAGGAATTCGATGCAGCTCTTGGTATCGCCCATGATGGTGATGCTGACAGGATGATGGCTGTTGATGAGAACGGAGTTTTCCTTTCAGGTGATGAAATGCTTGCAATCTTCGCCCGTTTTGAATGTAAGGGCAATCCGAAGATAGTGGTTCCAGTTGACACATCTATGATGGTTGATGATTCCATGCCAGGTTCCACTATTGTTCACACAAAGGTTGGAGATGTTTATGTAGCCGAGGAAATGAAGAAGCTGAAAGCTGATTTTGGAGGCGAGCCTTCGGGAAGCTGGATATTCCCGAGAATTTCCTACTGCCCGGATGGAATTTATGCAGCAGCTCTGCTTGTTGATATTGTGAAAGAGAAGAAACTCTCTGAACTCAGAGATGAGCTACCAAAATATCCAACACTCAGAAGCACGGTTGCATGTGACAATGATAAGAAGTCTGCTGTCATGCAGGCTGTCAGTTCAAAACTTGAAAGCATGGGCAAAGTTTCCAGTATAGATGGCATCAGGGTTGATATGGAAGGTGGCTGGGTGCTTGTCAGGCCATCGGGAACCGAGGCAAAGATAAGGATAACTGCAGAAGCCAGACAGGATGTTGAGAAGCTGCATGCTAAGGTTGAGAATATAGTAAAGGAGTGCCTCAAATGA
- the glmS gene encoding glutamine--fructose-6-phosphate transaminase (isomerizing) produces the protein MCGIVGYIGDGQAVPVLLDSLRMLEYRGYDSAGVTVFNEKLETFKIAGRIKDLEGVLPENVSGKVGIGHTRWATHGKPETRNAHPHNSSDISVVHNGIIENYLELKERLIEQGYEFKSDTDTEVIAHLLHFNMSFDSEMCLLDGLAKTIKELNGSYAIAALCNNEPGLIAFARKDSPLVIGIGNGSNYAASDVTAFLKYTKEVIFINDNEIGLLRPDSIEIYDREGNSVSRDTETIEWDLEAAEKAGYEHFMLKEIHEQPTSIQNTFAGKLSELEGTVTLDEIYLKPEEAKRLRRATIIACGTSWNAGLFGKYLFEKLAGLHTDVETASEFRYSNPVLCGEELTIAITQSGETADTLAAVRSSSSYGCRSIAITNVVGSTITRESDSVLYTRAGPEIGVAATKTFTAQLMALYMLAINLGRTRGVISANEAKDLIVGIKKLPGQIQKVLSRKNAINECAVQFADKRDYFFIGRYLNFPVALEGALKLKEISYIHAEGYAAGELKHGPLALITDETPVVAIATKGHTYEKILSNIKEVKARNATVIAVADDDDTEIEKYVDEVIRVPPAHELLSPVLSSVALQLLSYYTALAKDCSIDKPRNLAKSVTVE, from the coding sequence ATGTGCGGAATAGTTGGATATATAGGAGATGGTCAGGCAGTGCCTGTATTGCTGGATTCACTCAGGATGCTGGAATACAGGGGATATGATTCTGCCGGTGTAACTGTCTTTAATGAAAAACTTGAAACTTTTAAGATTGCAGGCAGAATAAAGGATCTAGAGGGAGTACTTCCGGAAAACGTATCCGGAAAGGTGGGAATCGGACACACCAGATGGGCCACACACGGAAAACCGGAAACTAGAAATGCCCACCCTCATAATTCATCAGACATATCAGTAGTACACAATGGCATAATTGAAAATTACCTGGAACTCAAAGAAAGACTGATAGAACAGGGATATGAATTCAAGTCAGACACAGACACCGAGGTCATTGCACACCTTTTACATTTCAACATGAGCTTTGATAGCGAAATGTGTCTTCTGGACGGTCTTGCTAAAACCATAAAGGAGCTTAACGGATCATACGCCATTGCTGCTTTATGTAACAACGAACCAGGTTTAATAGCATTTGCAAGAAAAGACAGCCCGCTTGTAATAGGAATTGGAAATGGCAGCAACTATGCAGCATCTGATGTTACAGCTTTTTTGAAATACACAAAGGAAGTCATTTTCATAAATGATAATGAGATCGGTCTTCTGAGGCCTGATTCAATAGAGATCTATGACCGTGAAGGAAACTCTGTTTCAAGGGATACAGAAACAATAGAATGGGATCTTGAGGCTGCAGAGAAAGCAGGTTATGAGCATTTCATGCTCAAAGAAATTCACGAGCAGCCAACTTCCATACAGAATACATTTGCAGGTAAGCTTTCTGAACTTGAAGGAACTGTCACACTTGATGAGATATATCTAAAACCTGAAGAGGCTAAAAGACTCAGAAGGGCTACTATAATCGCCTGCGGAACGTCATGGAATGCCGGTCTTTTCGGAAAATATCTTTTTGAGAAACTTGCAGGTCTGCATACTGATGTTGAAACTGCATCTGAATTCAGGTACAGTAATCCGGTCCTTTGCGGAGAGGAACTTACCATTGCAATAACACAATCCGGCGAGACAGCCGACACTCTTGCAGCTGTCAGAAGTTCAAGTTCATACGGGTGCCGAAGCATCGCAATTACAAACGTTGTTGGAAGCACGATTACAAGAGAATCCGACAGCGTGCTTTACACCAGAGCTGGACCCGAGATCGGAGTTGCTGCAACAAAGACATTCACAGCCCAGCTTATGGCACTTTACATGCTTGCGATAAATCTTGGAAGAACACGTGGAGTTATCAGTGCCAACGAAGCAAAAGACCTGATAGTTGGCATTAAAAAGCTTCCCGGACAGATACAGAAAGTACTCAGCAGGAAGAATGCAATAAACGAATGTGCTGTGCAGTTTGCAGATAAGAGGGATTACTTCTTCATTGGTCGTTACCTGAATTTCCCGGTAGCACTTGAAGGAGCACTGAAACTGAAGGAAATCTCATACATACACGCTGAGGGTTATGCAGCAGGTGAGCTTAAACATGGGCCACTGGCACTTATCACAGATGAGACTCCGGTTGTGGCAATAGCTACAAAAGGACACACTTACGAAAAGATACTTAGCAATATCAAGGAAGTAAAGGCACGTAATGCAACTGTTATTGCAGTTGCAGATGACGATGACACAGAAATTGAAAAGTATGTGGATGAAGTTATACGTGTGCCACCTGCACATGAACTACTGTCACCTGTACTTTCATCGGTGGCACTGCAGTTGCTTTCATATTATACAGCACTTGCAAAGGACTGCTCCATTGATAAACCAAGGAACCTTGCAAAGAGTGTGACTGTAGAATAA
- the glmU gene encoding bifunctional sugar-1-phosphate nucleotidylyltransferase/acetyltransferase, which translates to MKAVILAAGEGKRCRPLTLTRSKVMLPVANKPILEHIINALVKNNIKEIILVVGYKKERIMDYFEDGINFGVKIEYVEQKAQIGTAHAILQARDLMGKEEKKFVVVNGDNIIGPEAIADLISGEEGDATLLTCKKDNVSGYGVIVAKGKKVVEIIEKPKTLVSHLINTGIYLFKSDIFGMIERTSISTTGEYAITDTLQMMIDEGLPVTTAITNAEWLDAAYSWNLLEANTIVLGDFETDLSKAKIEDCVSIKGSVSIGSNTTIRAGSYIVGPVVIGDNCDIGPNVVILPSTSIGNNVSIASFTYIKNSILMGDVRISTHSNLSSSVVGSNVTTGPNFITEEGEELHIILENELHEAEKLGTVIGDDTDIGGNVLVRAGKMVSSNCRISSGKTISEDVPTNALVK; encoded by the coding sequence ATGAAAGCTGTCATACTTGCAGCCGGTGAAGGAAAAAGATGCCGGCCTCTCACACTCACAAGGTCAAAAGTAATGCTTCCGGTGGCTAATAAGCCTATTCTTGAACACATTATCAATGCTCTTGTAAAGAATAATATCAAAGAGATAATTCTGGTCGTCGGTTACAAAAAAGAACGTATAATGGACTATTTTGAAGACGGTATAAACTTTGGTGTGAAAATAGAGTATGTGGAACAAAAAGCACAGATCGGAACAGCACACGCAATTCTTCAGGCACGCGATCTAATGGGAAAAGAAGAGAAAAAATTCGTTGTTGTAAACGGGGACAATATAATCGGACCGGAGGCCATTGCTGATCTGATAAGTGGAGAAGAAGGCGATGCAACATTACTCACCTGTAAAAAGGACAATGTCAGCGGCTACGGAGTAATTGTGGCAAAAGGGAAAAAAGTTGTTGAGATAATTGAAAAACCAAAGACGCTCGTAAGTCACCTCATCAACACGGGAATCTATCTTTTCAAGAGTGATATTTTTGGTATGATTGAAAGAACATCCATATCAACAACCGGTGAATATGCAATAACGGACACGCTTCAAATGATGATAGATGAAGGATTGCCCGTGACTACAGCCATAACCAACGCGGAATGGCTTGATGCAGCTTATTCATGGAATCTGCTTGAAGCAAACACAATTGTCCTTGGGGACTTTGAAACCGACCTTTCAAAAGCAAAAATAGAAGACTGCGTCAGTATAAAGGGAAGTGTTTCCATTGGCAGTAACACAACCATCAGGGCAGGTTCATACATTGTGGGACCGGTTGTAATTGGTGACAATTGCGATATCGGTCCAAATGTAGTAATATTGCCTTCCACCAGCATTGGCAATAATGTGTCAATTGCCTCATTCACATATATCAAGAACAGTATTCTGATGGGGGATGTGCGAATCAGTACACACAGTAATTTATCAAGCTCTGTTGTAGGAAGTAATGTTACAACAGGTCCGAACTTCATCACAGAAGAAGGTGAAGAACTACACATAATCCTTGAAAATGAACTTCATGAAGCTGAAAAGCTTGGAACTGTAATCGGTGACGACACAGACATCGGTGGAAATGTGCTTGTACGTGCCGGGAAGATGGTTTCGTCCAACTGTCGCATCAGTTCCGGAAAAACAATTTCAGAGGATGTACCAACAAATGCACTTGTAAAATAG
- a CDS encoding 30S ribosomal protein S15 produces MAKMHTRRKGSAGPTRPLRTEIPSWSTMTGDEVTEVVADLWKQGISTSEIGMILRDKYGVPDAKIATGKKITKILKDNGEDFAVPEDLYNLIVKAIGMRKHMNYNHKDVHNKRSLQNVESKIRRLVKYYQSTKVLPADWKYKPETAEMLITR; encoded by the coding sequence ATGGCAAAAATGCACACCCGTAGGAAAGGAAGTGCCGGACCTACAAGACCACTTCGCACGGAAATCCCTTCATGGTCAACAATGACCGGAGATGAAGTAACTGAAGTAGTTGCTGATCTCTGGAAACAGGGTATAAGTACAAGTGAGATCGGAATGATACTCAGGGACAAGTATGGTGTACCTGATGCTAAGATTGCAACAGGCAAGAAAATCACAAAGATTCTTAAGGACAATGGAGAGGATTTCGCTGTACCTGAAGATCTGTACAATCTTATTGTAAAAGCAATCGGCATGAGAAAACACATGAACTACAACCACAAGGATGTACACAACAAGCGTTCTCTCCAGAATGTCGAGTCAAAGATCAGAAGATTGGTAAAATACTACCAGTCCACAAAGGTCCTTCCAGCAGACTGGAAATACAAGCCGGAAACGGCTGAGATGCTGATTACCAGATAA